The DNA region ATAATTAATGTTCTTGCATGCTTCTCTGTGTTACTATAGTCTTATATGCGATTATGAGTAATTCTTTTGTGAAATGAAATACCACTAGAAAGTTTAACATTTGATGAAATTGTTGGAACACAGTTTCAACCAAAACTAAAATAGTTTGAAAACACGATTCCTAATTTAATTTTCGAATATTTCTAACATTTCAAATTAGCCAAGCCCACGGCGATACAAACCAAATCTAAAGATGAAGATACGTACTAGTACGATAATATATACATACTCCTAGATGATAATATCAGATCTGTCAACGAATAGCGAACCTGCTGCAGCAGAATATCTGATATTATTCTGCTGCTAATCATTGAAATGCATGGTTGCCCTAGTTTCGCACGCATGAAAGACTGGAGTTCTCCCTATGTGCACTCATGCAGTTGTGATTAATACTATGTACTGGGACCAATGTACTAGCACACCATTAATTATTATTTGCATGCCGAGTTTTCCTTTATGTAATTGAATGAGAGTATTGATGTCACTGCACTTTTATTCCATCGTGCAATATTACACGTAGATCCAACAGTACATATTCCACCTCATCATGTACAACATGTCACTTTGACATTGCATTTATATACCTTCTAAACATAACCAAGATCATGTCTTGTACTCTTGTATGTATGTTAATATAAtataaaacaagaaatttaaTTCCTTGGGACCTACTACGACTAATATATTGAGTGATCGTGTGCATCACCTCTCTGTATCCGCACAAAGAATAATATGGAACGCTACTACATGCATACAATCAATGAAGTAAACACAAATAAACAGGGGTAGTAATTCTTAGTAACCAAAATATATAGAGGGAATGACAGCAGGACGGCAAATATTATATAGGGTAGCAGCTGTTCATGATTAAAGAGGTGCGTACACTCCAACAAACAACAAGAACATACAGGAACAGTAATAAACACGTACGGGGTAAAAAGTACAGGATGGGGATGCATGCACATATAACGGCGATATGGGATAGGTTATCTTCTGATTGATGACACTGCTAGCTCGATCCTGGGCTACTGCACCATCGGTCGACATGATCGGTCTAGATGCTGCGCTCAATCTGCTTGAAGATGTCGAAGCTCTCAATGACTTGCTCCTTGGCCCTCTCCTGCAAGAGCAGCATATGTGTACACGTAAGATATAGGCATGGCGTATACATATATAGAATCTCGAAGCATAGGCTTTATATTTGCATTGTACTTCCAGATCAAAGCGTCGTTCAGATACCTGAGGAGCGGGCACAGCTCTAGGCTCAGGAGCGCTGTTGGAAGTGGCAGTAGAGACAGTCGTCGAGCAGCGCGGGTCACACTTCGCCCACTGATGAATGCAAACAGTACGTCATAGAGAGAAAATTTATAGAGCTATATATGTGTAAATAAATGGTTTCAAGAATTAAGTTATAGGGAGGCAGGTAGCTACTTGGTTAATTAACCAGCAATAATCTTACGTTCTTGGCAGCCATGCTGAAGGCCTCCCTGTGAGGGATATCTGGCTTCGCAGCTTTGATGCGCTGAATCTCCTCCCTGCCACATGTAATGAAAAGGGTTATATCTCTAGAGAAAGAATATTAAGCATGTGTGATTTTTGTTTACCAAAAGAGAGATGGTTCTTAGAATGTGCGtggaaatggagggagtacGAAACTAGACATAATTAATAATTGTGCTGATAAAATTAGTAGATTGGAATACTAACTGCATGTAGAGCAATAATTAAAGGTGAAACTACATGTTTAGAAAATGCAATTATTTTACATTTATCAAAACCACACTACATAGAGAGGCAAGCATGCTTTCTTAGGGATGGAGTGTGTTGGAACTCTGGTGAAATGTCATTCAGCGTCCATTCTTTCAAAATGGTAATGTCATGATCATGTGTGTGctcattttttttttcattttctaGAAGAACCAAATCTACAGCTACTCAAAAAATATAATGTCCTAAGGGAAAAAATAAAAATTCAAAACTCAAAATGAATGCTTACAATAGAATGCAGTCTCTTAGGTGAAAATTTGCCGTACTATTTAGCATTTGTTGAGTACATAAAAAAATGGAATGGAAAGTACAGCGTGTGATTTTGTTGATTTTTGTTCCCATCTACTATTGAAATTTGTTGAGTTAACAAGGAATAACAAAATAACAAAATCGCTACGCACATGCACATTCCGTTCCGTCCTTTCATGTCAGTGGACCGATTATTCTAGAAAAAATTGCCCCAATTATATTGCTGACCCACTATGGAGTCATTATCCACATTTGTTTTCTTGATCTCAAGGGCTGTAATCTTGGAAAAGATTACTCTTAGTTCCTGGCTGGACTAATGTAATGCTTGAGCTTGGCCTGAACTTATTTCGAAAATAATCTGGAAAACCTAGTGTTCCTCTGGATTGAACATTCTTTTAATAGAGTAAgacctttgttcaaaatggtGCGAACAGTTCGTTTCTTCAGGATTTTAGTGGGGAAGAGAGGTGAGAAGGGGATATCTATTTAGTACCGGCATAATAGTGATGCAAAATGGTGTACCATGTGTAGAAGAGCAAAAAATAATATGTGAACAATATATATGGTCTATTAGCTAGTTATTGTACTACTCATAGTATTTGTACTTGGTTGACAGATGGAAAAGATTCAGACATGTGCACAGCACAGGTTTCGTTATATACCTCTGTTATTGTACACACCAGGCTTATATCGTACATTGCCAGCCTAGCTACTACTTGGGGAAAGTGTAAGGGGAGAAGTATCCATAACGACTAAACTTAAACGTTTTAGCAGATATTACAAAATCGGATTTACAAATATAAGAGAGATACCGGACACCTGACCCAAGATCATGTATGAGATCACATGTAACTATTTGGGACCATGCATCTGAACAACCTAAAAGTAAAAGAGAGAAAAATGTTTCCTCACCTCATGAAGCGATTGTAGGCAGATGGAAGGCGGTGTTTCTTCTCCGGGGCTACAATAAAAGAAAACAAATGCATTGAGCACAAGAACAACATATATTTATCTGTTGCATCAACTAACAGAAAGAAAGATTTTGTTGAGAAGAAAGTAAGAAAAAGATCACGTAAGGACAGAAAGAAAACGAAGCATGGAACAAGAAGAGTGGAggatggagttgcttcttgctACTGTCTTACGCTTGACAACGAAGGGCATTCTCGGGCTGGCCTCAGTTGATGTCGGCGAGGGCAGCGGCATTGGTTGGTTCCTCCTGCAGTCGTTGCAGGGTCCCTGACACTAAGAAATGGAAGGCATATGAAACAAAGTTAGGCCCAG from Panicum hallii strain FIL2 chromosome 9, PHallii_v3.1, whole genome shotgun sequence includes:
- the LOC112877390 gene encoding protein DROOPING LEAF isoform X2; the protein is MDLVSQSEHLCYVRCTYCNTVLAVGVPCKRLMDTVTVKCGHCNNLSYLSPRPPMVQPLSPTDHPLGPFQCQGPCNDCRRNQPMPLPSPTSTEASPRMPFVVKPPEKKHRLPSAYNRFMREEIQRIKAAKPDIPHREAFSMAAKNWAKCDPRCSTTVSTATSNSAPEPRAVPAPQERAKEQVIESFDIFKQIERSI
- the LOC112877390 gene encoding protein DROOPING LEAF isoform X1, producing MDLVSQSEHLCYVRCTYCNTVLALQVGVPCKRLMDTVTVKCGHCNNLSYLSPRPPMVQPLSPTDHPLGPFQCQGPCNDCRRNQPMPLPSPTSTEASPRMPFVVKPPEKKHRLPSAYNRFMREEIQRIKAAKPDIPHREAFSMAAKNWAKCDPRCSTTVSTATSNSAPEPRAVPAPQERAKEQVIESFDIFKQIERSI